In Novosphingobium sp. IK01, a genomic segment contains:
- a CDS encoding HAD-IIB family hydrolase — MKWMIAFDLDGTLAESKRPLSEDMAATLARLLAVTDVAVISGGDWPQFEKQVASRLPAGAALDRLWLMPTTGTKLYRFINGAWRAVYAELFDDAEKATIRAAFDQALTDAGLADERIWGERIEDRGSQITFSGLGQAAPLKEKEAWDPDRKKRTALQATLRATLPDLSINLGGTTSIDVTRAGVDKGYGLKRLSAESGVPLDGMLFIGDAIFPGGNDYPAAEIGLDTVRVRDVAETTAVVTAIIACLHR, encoded by the coding sequence ATGAAGTGGATGATCGCCTTCGACCTCGACGGCACGCTTGCCGAGAGCAAGCGGCCGCTATCGGAAGATATGGCCGCAACCCTCGCCCGATTGCTCGCCGTCACGGATGTGGCGGTGATCTCGGGCGGGGACTGGCCGCAGTTCGAAAAGCAGGTCGCCTCGCGTCTTCCTGCCGGCGCCGCGCTTGACCGTCTCTGGTTGATGCCGACCACAGGCACAAAACTCTATCGGTTCATCAATGGCGCTTGGCGCGCAGTCTATGCCGAGCTGTTCGACGATGCAGAGAAGGCGACGATCCGCGCGGCCTTCGATCAGGCCCTGACCGATGCCGGCCTCGCCGACGAACGTATCTGGGGCGAACGGATTGAGGACCGGGGCAGCCAGATTACCTTTTCGGGGCTGGGGCAGGCAGCGCCGCTAAAGGAAAAGGAAGCGTGGGATCCTGACCGAAAGAAGAGGACCGCGTTGCAGGCCACGTTGCGCGCGACGCTGCCGGACCTCTCGATCAATCTAGGTGGCACGACATCGATCGACGTGACCAGGGCAGGGGTGGACAAGGGCTATGGCCTGAAGCGCTTGAGTGCTGAAAGCGGCGTCCCGCTCGACGGGATGCTGTTCATCGGCGATGCGATCTTCCCCGGTGGGAATGACTATCCCGCCGCTGAAATTGGCCTCGATACGGTGAGAGTGCGCGACGTTGCGGAAACCACCGCCGTCGTGACTGCCATCATCGCATGTCTGCACCGGTAG
- a CDS encoding ZIP family metal transporter: MQALLYTLAPVLAVVLGAIIASRTKLNPGLVAGLQHLAAGVVFAAAATEILPQVKHEASPSATLIGGAAGVVTMLGLKAFEARFKGPMALLAAIGIDILVDGLVLGLAFVAGEKAGFLLTIALTLEVLFLGLTLTNELAETYRSRLRIIVIVSALALLLPIGALAAVPVATLSPVMVAGFLSFGLMALLYLVTEELLVEAHEKPDTPLISSMFFVGFLALLTLEEIMG, from the coding sequence ATGCAGGCATTGCTCTACACGCTTGCGCCTGTGTTGGCGGTCGTGCTCGGCGCGATCATCGCGAGCCGCACCAAGTTAAATCCTGGCCTCGTGGCGGGGCTACAGCATCTTGCTGCCGGCGTCGTGTTCGCGGCGGCAGCGACTGAAATCCTGCCGCAGGTCAAGCATGAGGCTTCGCCCAGCGCGACGTTGATCGGCGGGGCGGCGGGCGTCGTAACGATGCTGGGTCTCAAGGCTTTCGAGGCCCGCTTCAAGGGGCCGATGGCGCTGCTCGCCGCGATCGGCATCGACATCCTGGTCGATGGCCTGGTGCTCGGCCTTGCGTTCGTCGCGGGCGAGAAGGCGGGATTTCTGCTGACGATCGCGCTGACACTCGAAGTGCTCTTCCTGGGTCTGACACTGACCAACGAGCTGGCGGAAACCTATCGCTCGCGCCTGCGCATCATCGTGATCGTCTCGGCCTTGGCGCTGCTGCTGCCGATCGGCGCGCTCGCTGCCGTTCCTGTCGCCACGCTCTCGCCGGTAATGGTCGCTGGCTTCCTGAGCTTTGGGCTGATGGCGCTGCTCTACCTCGTCACGGAAGAGCTGCTGGTTGAGGCGCACGAGAAGCCTGACACCCCGCTCATCAGCTCGATGTTCTTCGTAGGGTTCCTTGCCCTGCTAACGCTCGAGGAGATCATGGGATGA
- a CDS encoding bestrophin family protein, giving the protein MIVGARPRFRQIIIEVWKPLTILFVWDVAVTAFHMMTPIKEPPLPTALFGTAIALFMGFRTNAAYARWWEARTLWGALINASRSLARITRSLTKGEPEGSETRHNIILRQIAFAHSMRCQLRRQSPYEDIARIAGTDVADMAVARLNPANALLEDISGNYADALAEGRITEIQQATVERVLIDIANAQGGMERIKNTPLPNGFRFFPNLFTRVFCVLLPIALVESLGLATPIGSTLIGLVFLAVLSIGEDLTDPFANSVHDVPLTAMCRTIEIDLLQTAGLPAPEPLTPDHGVLW; this is encoded by the coding sequence ATGATTGTCGGCGCGAGGCCACGTTTTAGGCAGATCATTATCGAGGTTTGGAAGCCTCTCACGATCCTGTTCGTGTGGGACGTGGCGGTGACGGCATTCCACATGATGACCCCGATCAAGGAACCGCCTTTGCCGACGGCGCTGTTCGGCACTGCCATCGCGCTCTTCATGGGGTTTCGGACCAACGCAGCTTATGCGCGCTGGTGGGAAGCGCGAACCCTTTGGGGCGCGCTCATCAATGCGTCGCGCAGCCTGGCCAGGATCACACGCAGCCTGACCAAGGGGGAACCCGAGGGCAGTGAGACGCGGCACAACATCATCCTGCGGCAGATCGCCTTCGCGCACTCGATGCGCTGCCAGCTTCGCCGACAGTCGCCCTATGAAGACATTGCCCGGATCGCCGGAACGGACGTCGCCGATATGGCGGTCGCTCGCCTGAACCCTGCCAACGCGCTCTTGGAGGACATATCGGGCAATTACGCCGACGCGCTCGCGGAAGGTCGGATCACCGAGATCCAGCAGGCAACTGTAGAGCGCGTCCTGATCGACATCGCCAATGCGCAGGGTGGCATGGAGCGGATCAAGAACACGCCGCTGCCCAATGGCTTTCGGTTCTTCCCGAACCTCTTCACGCGCGTGTTCTGCGTGCTGCTTCCGATCGCGCTGGTCGAATCCCTGGGCCTTGCCACGCCGATCGGATCGACGCTGATCGGACTCGTCTTCCTCGCGGTGCTGAGCATCGGCGAGGATCTGACCGATCCGTTCGCCAATAGCGTCCACGATGTCCCGCTCACGGCCATGTGCCGCACGATCGAGATCGACCTTCTTCAGACGGCGGGACTACCGGCCCCTGAGCCGCTGACGCCCGATCACGGCGTGCTGTGGTGA
- a CDS encoding heavy metal translocating P-type ATPase encodes MNDKLELDIPVLLPDLPDAADACLDRLVSTLSKREGVERAHVICLDGDTPAALCIHFDAAKLPLPRLREMVRAAGAEITERYGHAIWQVTGISHERRARTVSDALCALPGVVQASASTSGSVRVEYDRRETTEEEVRAALRKLKVRVGKRVAADDHAGHDHGPGGHDAGEEKHGPGDGHDHSHAEFLGPNTELIFALACGALLGIGYAIERLVAGAPEWLPTACYVAAYFFGGFFTLREAIDNLRMKKFEIDTLMLVAAAGAAALGAWAEGALLLFLFSLGHALEHYAMGRAKKAIEALAKLAPETATVRRNGETSEIPVEQMVVGDIAIVRPNERLPADGFIIKGASAINQAPVTGESIPVDKVPVADAAAARAKPDAVDAESRVFAGTINGGGAIEIEVTRRSNESALAKVVKMVSEAETQKSPTQRFTDRFERIFVPAVLILSVLLLFAWVVVDEPFRDSFYRAMAVLVAASPCALAIATPSAVLSGVARAARGGVLVKGGAPLENLGSLKAIAFDKTGTLTEGRPRITDVVPVDGADEGELLALAVAVEALSDHPLAQAIVKDGRERLDGRALPTAGDLKSLTGRGVTASVDGETVWIGKAEMFGSEGIPALGQGAQDAIAKLRENGRTTMVVRKGDRDLGAIGLMDTPREAAKTALRRLHEMGVSRMIMISGDHQKVAEAIANDVGIDEAWGDLMPEDKVAAIKKLAGEDKVAMVGDGVNDAPAMASATVGIAMGAAGSDVALETADVALMADDLAHLPFAVGLSRHTRGIIRQNVFVSLGVVAFLVPATILGLGIGPAVAVHEGSTLLVVINALRLLAYRDPAGKAA; translated from the coding sequence ATGAACGACAAGCTCGAACTCGATATTCCAGTATTGTTGCCGGACCTTCCTGACGCGGCCGACGCTTGCCTGGACCGTCTCGTATCAACCCTGTCAAAGCGCGAAGGCGTCGAGCGGGCGCATGTGATCTGCCTCGATGGCGACACGCCGGCGGCCCTGTGCATCCATTTCGACGCCGCCAAGCTACCGCTGCCGCGATTGCGTGAAATGGTGCGGGCCGCAGGTGCCGAAATCACTGAACGCTACGGTCATGCGATCTGGCAGGTGACAGGGATCAGTCACGAACGGCGGGCGCGCACGGTCAGCGATGCGCTATGCGCGTTGCCCGGGGTGGTACAGGCAAGCGCCAGCACCAGCGGGTCGGTCCGGGTCGAATATGATCGCCGAGAGACCACAGAAGAGGAAGTGCGCGCTGCTCTTCGCAAGCTGAAGGTGAGGGTTGGCAAGCGGGTCGCCGCCGATGACCATGCCGGCCACGACCACGGCCCCGGGGGCCACGACGCGGGCGAAGAGAAGCACGGCCCCGGCGATGGTCACGACCATAGCCACGCCGAATTTCTCGGCCCCAATACCGAGCTGATCTTCGCGCTTGCCTGCGGCGCGCTGCTGGGGATCGGCTATGCGATCGAAAGGCTGGTTGCCGGCGCACCGGAGTGGCTGCCCACGGCCTGCTATGTCGCAGCCTATTTCTTCGGCGGGTTCTTCACGCTGCGCGAGGCGATCGACAACCTTCGGATGAAGAAGTTCGAGATCGACACGCTGATGTTGGTTGCTGCCGCCGGCGCCGCTGCGCTGGGCGCATGGGCCGAAGGCGCGCTGCTGCTGTTCCTGTTCAGCCTTGGCCATGCGCTTGAGCATTACGCGATGGGACGCGCCAAGAAGGCGATCGAGGCACTGGCGAAGCTCGCCCCGGAAACCGCGACCGTGCGCCGCAACGGGGAGACCAGCGAAATCCCGGTCGAACAGATGGTCGTCGGCGATATCGCCATCGTGCGCCCGAATGAGCGCCTGCCTGCCGACGGCTTCATCATCAAGGGCGCAAGCGCGATCAATCAGGCCCCGGTGACGGGTGAAAGCATTCCGGTCGACAAGGTGCCGGTCGCGGACGCTGCGGCGGCACGCGCCAAGCCCGACGCGGTGGACGCGGAAAGCCGGGTCTTTGCCGGTACGATCAACGGCGGCGGTGCGATCGAGATCGAGGTGACGCGCCGTTCCAATGAAAGCGCGCTTGCCAAGGTCGTCAAGATGGTGAGCGAAGCGGAGACGCAAAAGTCGCCGACGCAGCGCTTCACCGACCGGTTCGAGCGGATCTTCGTGCCCGCCGTCCTGATCCTGTCGGTGCTTCTCCTGTTCGCTTGGGTCGTCGTCGACGAGCCGTTCCGCGACAGCTTCTACCGCGCGATGGCGGTGCTGGTGGCGGCAAGCCCCTGCGCGCTTGCGATCGCCACGCCGAGCGCGGTGCTATCGGGCGTCGCCCGCGCAGCGCGCGGCGGCGTGCTGGTGAAGGGCGGTGCGCCGCTCGAAAATCTAGGGTCGCTGAAGGCGATCGCCTTCGACAAGACGGGCACGCTGACCGAAGGTCGGCCGCGCATCACTGATGTCGTGCCGGTCGATGGCGCCGATGAAGGCGAGCTGCTGGCGCTGGCCGTGGCTGTCGAGGCGCTGAGCGATCATCCGCTGGCCCAAGCGATCGTCAAGGACGGTCGCGAACGTCTGGATGGGCGCGCCTTGCCCACTGCCGGCGATCTCAAGAGCCTGACCGGTCGCGGCGTCACCGCAAGCGTCGATGGCGAGACGGTGTGGATCGGCAAGGCCGAGATGTTCGGAAGTGAGGGCATTCCGGCGCTGGGGCAGGGAGCGCAGGACGCGATAGCGAAACTGCGCGAGAACGGGCGCACGACGATGGTGGTCCGCAAGGGGGATCGCGACCTGGGCGCGATCGGCCTGATGGATACGCCTCGCGAAGCGGCAAAAACCGCGCTGCGCCGGCTGCACGAGATGGGCGTATCGCGGATGATTATGATCTCCGGCGACCACCAGAAAGTCGCCGAAGCGATCGCCAACGATGTCGGGATCGACGAGGCGTGGGGCGACCTCATGCCCGAAGACAAGGTTGCGGCGATCAAGAAACTCGCCGGCGAAGACAAGGTCGCAATGGTGGGTGACGGCGTGAACGATGCCCCGGCGATGGCAAGCGCCACGGTCGGCATCGCGATGGGCGCGGCGGGGTCGGACGTTGCGCTGGAGACAGCCGACGTCGCCCTGATGGCTGACGATCTGGCGCACTTGCCATTCGCGGTGGGCCTAAGCCGGCATACGCGTGGAATTATCCGGCAGAACGTCTTCGTCAGCCTGGGTGTCGTCGCCTTCCTCGTTCCTGCCACCATCCTTGGCCTCGGTATTGGGCCAGCGGTGGCGGTTCATGAAGGATCAACGCTGCTTGTTGTCATCAATGCGCTCAGGCTGCTCGCCTACCGCGATCCGGCGGGGAAGGCGGCATGA
- a CDS encoding MgtC/SapB family protein: MFQSSWWEITTHIISLAIAYALALPVGWDRENDARSAGIRTFPLVAIASCGFVLVGIAILGRTSPAQARLLEGLITGVGFIGGGAILKKGDKASGTATAASLWATGALGAAVGYGLYDIAFILSATTFLTLRCSRPLKRATNGDVGSSASR; this comes from the coding sequence ATGTTTCAAAGCTCGTGGTGGGAGATAACCACCCATATCATCAGTCTCGCCATCGCCTACGCGCTCGCCCTTCCTGTTGGCTGGGATCGCGAGAACGACGCCCGCAGCGCAGGCATCCGTACATTCCCGTTGGTTGCCATCGCCAGTTGCGGCTTCGTGCTGGTGGGCATTGCGATCCTCGGCCGCACGTCTCCAGCGCAAGCCAGGTTGCTCGAAGGTCTGATTACGGGTGTCGGCTTCATCGGGGGCGGCGCGATTCTGAAGAAGGGCGACAAGGCGTCAGGCACAGCGACGGCGGCCAGTCTGTGGGCGACTGGCGCGCTCGGCGCGGCCGTGGGCTACGGCCTATACGACATCGCCTTCATCCTGAGCGCTACCACCTTCCTCACCCTGCGCTGCTCTCGTCCGCTCAAGCGCGCCACCAATGGCGACGTCGGCAGCTCGGCGAGCCGATGA
- the fliE gene encoding flagellar hook-basal body complex protein FliE, with protein sequence MSDTSISNVMAIRAEVIARSRALREAQPTAPPGVTPTAPASNFADTLNAVVAKVNETQEQEDVVTEAYERGETTDIATVALIQSRASITFEATLQVRNKLLSAYRDIMNMPIG encoded by the coding sequence ATGTCTGACACGTCGATCTCGAATGTGATGGCCATTCGGGCCGAAGTGATCGCGCGAAGCCGCGCCTTGCGCGAGGCGCAGCCGACGGCACCGCCCGGCGTGACGCCGACCGCTCCGGCGTCGAACTTCGCCGATACCCTCAATGCCGTGGTCGCGAAGGTCAACGAGACCCAGGAGCAGGAGGATGTCGTCACCGAAGCATATGAGCGTGGCGAAACCACCGACATTGCAACCGTCGCGCTCATCCAGAGTCGCGCATCCATTACTTTCGAGGCGACCCTGCAAGTCCGGAACAAGCTGCTGTCCGCTTATCGGGACATCATGAACATGCCGATCGGATGA
- a CDS encoding efflux RND transporter permease subunit translates to MIARIVTWAVEKRWLVLLLTVIVAAIGAFSLYRLPIDAVPDITNNQVQINVRAPALSPELVEKQVSFPIETALAGTPGLEYTRSLSRNGFAQITAVFSDATDIYFARQQVGERLRGVQENLPDGVNPEMGPIATGLGEVYMYTVRLDHREDDKHKPGEPGQQPDGSYITPEGERLTTEEDKATYLRTAQDWIVTPLLKTTPGLAGVDSIGGYAKQFLVVPDVQKLASLGITLTDLGNALERNNTSVGGGFVNRNGEGLAVRSDALVRNASELARTVIATRNGVPITVEQVATVKTGQAIRMGSASENGTEVVVGTAIMRIGENSRIVSTAVAEKLKTINASLPPDVVIQPVLNRTELVNSTIKTVAKNLSEGAVLVIVVLFLLLGNFRAALIAALVIPITMMLTGFGMLRAGVSANLMSLGALDFGLIVDGAVIIVENALRRLAEQQHHEGRLLTVKERLATVAAAAREMIRPSVYGQAIIILVYVPLLTLTGVEGKTFGPMALTVIIALAFAFILSLTFVPAMIAIWLSKKVEEKDGRIITWLKKRYEPGLDRAMKRPTLTIGAGVASLVVAALAFTTLGSVFLPQLDEGNLLIQSLRIPATSVQQSQAMQVPIEQMMSKQPEVAFVYSKTGTAELAADPMPPNATDMFVILKPRKDWPNPDLPKEELVSRIEGNLAKFPGNAYEITQPIQMRFNELIAGVRGDIAVKVFGDDFTQMNRTAEQVAAVLRKTQGAADVKVEQTTGLPMLDIRVNRDAMARLGVTAQDVQDIVTATIGGRTSGQIFEGDRRFPVVIRLSEAQRADIGLLEQVQVPLAGGGYVPLSSVADIKVIDGPNQISRENGKRRVVVQANVRGRDVGSVVADAQATIASQVRLPAGTYLEWGGQFENLQSASERLKLVIPACFILILFLLYGALESVRDAAIVFTGVPFALVGGVLLLFLRGMDFSISAAVGFIALSGIAVLNGLVMVSSIQDLIRSGLSREEAAHVGAMQRLRPVVMTALVASLGFVPMALGEGAGAEVQKPLATVVIGGLVSATLLTLFVLPTLYARFGQKMIKKLDHDNEKHEGDDHGQTFVSNLA, encoded by the coding sequence ATGATCGCCCGTATCGTAACCTGGGCGGTCGAGAAGCGCTGGCTAGTCCTGCTCCTCACCGTCATCGTCGCCGCCATCGGCGCCTTTTCCCTCTACCGGCTACCGATCGACGCGGTGCCGGACATCACCAACAATCAGGTCCAGATCAACGTCCGCGCGCCTGCCCTCTCGCCCGAGCTGGTCGAGAAGCAGGTGTCGTTTCCAATCGAAACCGCGCTCGCCGGCACCCCCGGCCTGGAATATACGCGCTCGTTGAGCCGCAACGGCTTCGCGCAGATCACGGCGGTCTTTTCGGACGCGACGGACATCTATTTCGCCCGCCAGCAGGTGGGCGAGCGTCTGCGGGGCGTGCAAGAGAATCTGCCCGACGGCGTGAACCCTGAAATGGGTCCGATCGCGACAGGCCTGGGCGAGGTGTACATGTACACCGTTCGTCTCGATCATCGCGAGGACGACAAGCACAAGCCCGGTGAACCGGGCCAACAGCCCGATGGCAGCTACATCACGCCAGAGGGCGAGCGACTGACGACCGAAGAGGACAAGGCGACCTACCTGCGCACCGCGCAGGACTGGATCGTGACGCCGCTTCTGAAGACCACACCGGGCCTCGCCGGTGTCGACTCGATTGGCGGTTACGCCAAGCAGTTCCTCGTCGTGCCCGACGTGCAGAAGCTGGCCTCGCTCGGCATCACGCTGACGGACCTGGGAAATGCGCTGGAGCGCAATAACACCAGCGTCGGCGGTGGCTTCGTCAATCGCAATGGCGAAGGTCTGGCTGTTCGCTCGGATGCGCTCGTTCGCAATGCCAGCGAGTTGGCCAGGACCGTGATCGCGACACGTAACGGCGTGCCGATCACGGTCGAACAAGTTGCGACTGTGAAGACGGGTCAGGCGATCCGCATGGGTTCGGCATCGGAGAACGGTACCGAAGTCGTCGTCGGCACGGCGATCATGCGGATCGGCGAGAACAGCCGCATCGTGTCGACCGCGGTCGCTGAGAAACTGAAGACGATCAACGCTTCGCTGCCTCCTGACGTCGTAATTCAGCCGGTGCTGAACCGCACCGAGCTGGTCAATTCGACGATCAAGACGGTCGCGAAAAACCTGTCCGAAGGCGCGGTGCTGGTCATCGTCGTGCTCTTCCTGCTGCTCGGCAACTTCCGTGCGGCCCTGATCGCGGCGTTGGTCATCCCGATCACCATGATGCTGACAGGCTTTGGTATGCTGCGCGCTGGGGTCTCGGCCAATCTGATGAGCCTTGGGGCTTTGGACTTCGGTCTGATCGTCGACGGCGCCGTCATCATCGTTGAAAACGCGCTGAGGCGGCTTGCCGAACAACAGCATCATGAAGGTCGCTTGCTGACCGTCAAGGAACGGCTTGCGACCGTGGCAGCCGCCGCTCGCGAGATGATCCGCCCCTCGGTTTACGGGCAGGCAATCATCATCCTCGTCTACGTACCGCTGCTCACGCTGACCGGCGTGGAGGGTAAAACGTTCGGACCGATGGCGCTGACCGTCATCATCGCGCTCGCCTTCGCCTTCATCCTCTCTCTCACCTTCGTGCCGGCGATGATTGCGATCTGGCTGTCGAAGAAGGTCGAGGAGAAGGACGGCCGCATCATCACGTGGCTGAAGAAGCGCTACGAACCCGGTCTCGACCGGGCCATGAAGCGCCCGACGCTGACGATCGGGGCGGGTGTCGCGAGCCTTGTGGTGGCGGCGCTTGCCTTCACCACGCTCGGCTCGGTGTTCCTGCCGCAGCTCGATGAAGGCAATCTGCTCATCCAGTCGCTCCGCATCCCGGCAACGTCGGTCCAGCAGAGTCAGGCGATGCAGGTGCCGATCGAGCAGATGATGTCGAAGCAGCCGGAGGTGGCGTTCGTCTATTCCAAGACGGGCACCGCCGAGCTGGCGGCCGACCCGATGCCGCCGAACGCGACCGACATGTTCGTCATCCTGAAGCCGCGGAAGGACTGGCCGAACCCCGACCTTCCCAAGGAGGAGCTGGTAAGTCGGATAGAGGGTAATCTCGCGAAGTTCCCGGGCAATGCCTATGAGATCACCCAGCCCATCCAGATGCGCTTCAACGAGCTGATCGCCGGCGTTCGCGGCGACATCGCGGTGAAGGTGTTCGGCGATGACTTCACACAAATGAACCGGACGGCCGAGCAGGTTGCTGCGGTGCTGCGCAAGACGCAGGGCGCAGCGGACGTGAAGGTCGAGCAAACGACGGGCCTGCCCATGCTCGACATTCGCGTCAATCGCGACGCAATGGCACGTTTGGGGGTCACTGCCCAAGATGTGCAGGACATTGTCACCGCGACAATCGGCGGGCGCACCTCGGGCCAGATCTTCGAGGGCGATCGGCGCTTTCCGGTCGTGATACGGCTCTCTGAAGCGCAACGGGCGGACATCGGCCTTCTCGAACAGGTGCAGGTGCCGTTGGCGGGGGGTGGCTATGTGCCGCTTTCCAGCGTCGCCGACATCAAGGTCATCGATGGCCCCAACCAGATCAGCCGCGAGAACGGGAAGCGGCGTGTGGTGGTGCAAGCCAACGTGCGTGGCCGCGACGTTGGATCGGTGGTTGCGGATGCGCAGGCAACGATCGCCAGCCAGGTTCGGCTGCCTGCCGGCACCTATCTCGAATGGGGCGGCCAATTTGAAAACCTGCAATCGGCGAGCGAACGGCTTAAGCTAGTCATTCCGGCCTGCTTCATCCTGATCCTGTTCCTGCTCTATGGCGCATTGGAATCGGTCCGCGATGCCGCGATCGTCTTCACCGGCGTGCCCTTCGCGCTGGTGGGCGGCGTCCTGCTGCTCTTCTTGCGAGGCATGGACTTTTCAATCTCGGCAGCGGTGGGCTTCATCGCCTTGTCGGGTATCGCGGTCCTCAACGGCCTCGTGATGGTCAGCTCGATCCAGGATTTGATCCGGTCGGGGTTATCGCGCGAAGAGGCGGCCCATGTCGGCGCAATGCAGCGCCTGCGGCCCGTCGTCATGACCGCGCTCGTCGCAAGCCTCGGCTTCGTGCCGATGGCGCTTGGCGAGGGCGCGGGTGCGGAGGTACAGAAGCCCTTGGCGACCGTCGTCATCGGCGGCCTGGTCTCGGCGACGCTGCTGACGCTGTTCGTGCTGCCGACGCTTTATGCCCGGTTCGGGCAGAAAATGATCAAGAAGCTCGATCACGACAATGAGAAGCATGAAGGGGATGACCACGGTCAGACCTTCGTGAGCAACTTGGCCTAA
- a CDS encoding polyketide cyclase — protein MPRTITSSMLHGGPLWIWSAITDPDHRRAWSPLVLLDDPCQLSTTECTFAIQGIAGPIRTPARVDQFDKPHAFAWSCGIPYLFTLEERYELAGNDGGTRLTHNCTLRGAMSLPFAAMMLRRLRSLMIEADDRLATYLRWRVGQPARGINRQRDPSRYRRKAR, from the coding sequence ATGCCTCGCACCATAACCAGCTCAATGCTTCACGGCGGGCCACTGTGGATCTGGTCGGCGATCACCGATCCGGATCATCGTCGGGCTTGGAGTCCGCTCGTATTACTCGACGACCCGTGCCAGCTTAGCACGACGGAATGTACCTTCGCGATCCAGGGCATCGCCGGGCCAATTCGGACGCCGGCCCGGGTCGATCAATTCGATAAGCCGCACGCCTTCGCTTGGTCCTGCGGCATCCCTTATCTGTTCACGCTCGAAGAGCGGTACGAGCTGGCCGGGAACGATGGTGGCACCAGGCTAACACATAACTGCACGCTGCGCGGGGCCATGTCTCTGCCGTTCGCGGCGATGATGTTGCGTCGCCTGCGGTCCCTGATGATCGAGGCTGACGATCGCCTCGCAACCTATCTGCGCTGGCGGGTGGGTCAGCCTGCCCGTGGGATTAATCGTCAGCGCGACCCCTCCCGCTACAGGAGGAAGGCGCGATGA
- a CDS encoding cation transporter, which yields MIPSNDNNGGEERRTLWIVLLLNAAIAAGFFVSGFFADSSALIANGVDNLSDTAVYALSLVALTRGQTWKTRAAVASGVMLLIFAGGILIDVGRRYLQGSEPIGPTMMVMSAIAGVVNYLCLRLLQRLKDPDVNLRAATTFSFNDFISNGGILIAGVLVLWLGTNWPDLLVGFATAIIAIKGGVEILRDARAETKKSERRSS from the coding sequence ATGATCCCGAGCAACGACAACAATGGCGGCGAAGAGCGTCGCACCCTCTGGATCGTCCTGCTGCTGAACGCGGCAATCGCGGCGGGCTTCTTCGTCTCAGGATTTTTCGCGGATTCGAGCGCCCTGATCGCCAACGGTGTCGACAATCTGTCCGATACGGCTGTGTATGCGCTGAGCCTTGTGGCGCTAACCCGGGGCCAGACGTGGAAGACACGCGCTGCGGTCGCTTCGGGCGTCATGCTGCTGATCTTCGCGGGCGGTATCCTGATCGACGTTGGCCGGCGCTACCTTCAGGGCAGCGAGCCGATCGGACCGACCATGATGGTCATGTCGGCGATCGCCGGCGTCGTAAACTACCTCTGCCTGCGGCTGCTCCAGCGGCTCAAGGATCCGGACGTTAACCTACGGGCCGCCACCACCTTCAGCTTCAATGACTTCATTTCCAATGGCGGCATCCTGATCGCGGGCGTGCTGGTGCTGTGGCTGGGCACCAACTGGCCGGACCTTCTGGTCGGCTTCGCTACCGCCATCATCGCCATCAAGGGCGGTGTCGAAATCCTGCGCGACGCGCGCGCCGAAACCAAGAAAAGCGAAAGGAGGTCGTCATGA